A genomic stretch from Phaeodactylum tricornutum CCAP 1055/1 chromosome 22, whole genome shotgun sequence includes:
- a CDS encoding predicted protein, producing the protein MSEQRKAVIKNADMDEKMQQDAVDIASKALSEYNIEKDVAAYIKKEFDRKYNPTWHVIVGRNFGSYVTHETKHFIYFYLGQVAILLFKSG; encoded by the exons ATGAGCGAACAACGAAAAGCAGTCATCAAAAATGCTGACATGGACGAAAAGATGCAACAAGACGCTGTAGACATCGCTTCGAAAGCACTATCGGAATACAACATTGAAAAG GATGTCGCCGCTTACATTAAAAAGGAATTCGATCGAAAGTACAATCCGACATG GCATGTAATCGTGGGACGAAATTTCGGTAGCTATGTAACGCACGAGACAAAACATTTCATATACTTTTATCTCGGGCAAGTTGCCATTCTATTGTTCAAGAGTGGATGA
- a CDS encoding predicted protein, whose amino-acid sequence MKWHSTSFLLLTVNVYICSTNAFVPLVDGGKNMPALYNGWMNDQIAKQASTAVGKAIASGVKQIEVNFPPVPNVEEAKFGTPLNQLFGTKVVAREIGFTGGYKPGSDVSRQLIAYSNMYWAKKIAPAIGGGIMGGSKVTVLTAEAVNLKLIQNSGVGRTASLSPRASQEFQNEAVIVVNPGGEEQWERIRAVHASDDIPFVILNNAYSTTYDLGNKRGYEEAYFLKRISKGWVFRAFPGPWQAYLEKPDGNVELLASYKIKPSLKEVATAVREESFKRYAMGNDRWMSGRL is encoded by the coding sequence ATGAAGTGGCACTCGACCAGTTTCCTTttactgactgtaaacgtTTACATATGTTCAACCAATGCCTTTGTCCCGCTTGTGGATGGCGGTAAGAACATGCCGGCTTTGTACAATGGCTGGATGAACGATCAGATAGCGAAACAGGCGAGCACTGCCGTCGGTAAAGCGATCGCATCGGGCGTGAAGCAGATCGAGGTCAACTTTCCTCCCGTTCCTAAcgtggaagaagcaaaatttgGTACACCACTCAACCAGCTTTTTGGGACAAAAGTCGTCGCCCGTGAAATAGGCTTCACAGGCGGGTACAAACCTGGTTCCGACGTCAGTCGCCAGTTGATTGCCTACAGCAACATGTATTGGGCAAAAAAGATTGCGCCAGCCATTGGTGGTGGCATAATGGGAGGATCCAAAGTAACTGTATTGACAGCGGAAGCTGTAAATCTGAAGCTGATTCAAAATTCAGGAGTCGGGCGTACGGCCTCTCTTAGCCCTCGTGCATCGCAAGAGTTCCAAAACGAAGCCGTCATCGTTGTTAATCCGGGAGGTGAAGAACAATGGGAACGTATCCGGGCAGTACATGCGTCCGATGATATTCCCTTTGTAATACTCAACAACGCCTACTCGACCACCTATGATCTCGGAAACAAACGGGGTTACGAAGAAGCCTACTTTTTGAAACGAATTTCCAAGGGGTGGGTCTTCCGCGCCTTTCCCGGTCCTTGGCAAGCGTACCTTGAAAAGCCAGACGGCAACGTGGAATTACTAGCGAGCTACAAAATCAAGCCTTCGTTGAAAGAAGTCGCGACAGCAGTTCGCGAAGAATCATTCAAACGGTACGCCATGGGCAACGATCGCTGGATGTCTGGTCGTTTATGA